One Streptosporangium sp. NBC_01495 DNA window includes the following coding sequences:
- a CDS encoding tautomerase family protein, whose protein sequence is MPLVQIDLERSLAERLGRQISDGVHQALVDGLGMDPTDRFQIFRTHAPEEIVFDPGYNGVDRRQLVSIQILMVHMYDVTTKYAMFDQIAKRLEEIGVRPDDLLISVVENGFEDWYAGKSRG, encoded by the coding sequence GTGCCCCTCGTACAGATCGACCTCGAACGTTCCCTGGCCGAACGGCTGGGCCGGCAGATCAGCGACGGCGTCCACCAGGCCCTGGTGGACGGCCTGGGGATGGACCCGACCGACAGGTTCCAGATCTTCCGCACGCACGCGCCCGAGGAGATCGTCTTCGACCCGGGCTACAACGGCGTGGACCGGCGGCAGCTGGTCAGCATCCAGATCCTGATGGTGCACATGTACGACGTGACCACCAAGTACGCGATGTTCGACCAGATCGCCAAACGGCTGGAGGAGATCGGTGTCCGGCCGGACGACCTGCTGATCAGCGTCGTCGAGAACGGCTTCGAGGACTGGTACGCCGGCAAGTCGCGCGGCTGA
- a CDS encoding NAD-dependent epimerase/dehydratase family protein, producing MKVLYIGGTGTISSASVAESVRQGQDVHVLNRGRTAGRRPLPAGVTTIEADVQDPESVRRALAGTTFDSVVNFLGFDAKDAAAAVELLEGRTGQYVHISSASIYHKPVRRVPIVESTTRHNPYLGYAREKIAAEDVLHRAYEERDFPVTVVRPSHTYDDAHPPLPGDWTAWDRIARGDELVVPGDGTSLWTLTHARDFAVGLVGLIGNWQAVGEDFHITSDEALTWDEIYRIIGRTAGTPARLLHLPSEFLRVAAPDWFWSDLIVGDLMHSAVFDNTKIKRFVPAFQPTITWSAGARRLHEWRTAHAGETRPDAETDAILGRLVEGYRAAAAALAP from the coding sequence GTGAAGGTTCTCTACATCGGTGGCACCGGCACGATCAGCTCGGCCAGTGTCGCCGAGTCGGTGCGTCAGGGCCAGGACGTCCACGTCCTGAACCGTGGCCGCACCGCCGGCCGTCGGCCGCTCCCCGCCGGGGTCACGACGATCGAAGCCGACGTCCAGGACCCGGAGTCGGTGCGCCGGGCCCTCGCCGGCACGACATTCGACAGCGTGGTCAACTTTCTTGGCTTCGACGCCAAGGACGCCGCCGCCGCCGTCGAACTGCTGGAAGGCCGCACGGGCCAGTACGTCCACATCAGCAGCGCCTCGATCTACCACAAGCCGGTACGGCGGGTGCCGATCGTCGAGTCGACCACCCGGCACAACCCCTACCTGGGGTACGCCCGAGAGAAGATCGCCGCCGAGGACGTCCTGCACCGGGCCTACGAGGAGCGCGACTTCCCCGTCACCGTCGTGCGTCCTTCGCACACCTACGACGACGCCCACCCGCCGCTGCCCGGCGACTGGACCGCGTGGGACCGGATCGCCCGCGGCGACGAGCTGGTCGTGCCCGGTGACGGCACCAGCCTGTGGACCCTGACGCACGCGCGGGACTTCGCGGTGGGGCTCGTCGGCCTGATCGGCAACTGGCAGGCCGTCGGGGAGGACTTCCACATCACCTCCGACGAGGCGCTGACGTGGGACGAGATCTACCGCATCATCGGGCGCACCGCGGGGACGCCGGCCCGGCTCCTGCACCTGCCCTCGGAGTTCCTTCGGGTCGCCGCCCCCGACTGGTTCTGGTCGGACCTCATCGTCGGCGACCTGATGCACAGCGCGGTGTTCGACAACACCAAGATCAAGCGGTTCGTCCCGGCGTTCCAGCCGACGATCACCTGGTCGGCCGGGGCCCGGCGGCTGCACGAATGGCGCACCGCCCACGCCGGGGAGACCCGCCCCGACGCCGAGACGGACGCGATCCTGGGCCGGCTGGTCGAGGGGTACCGGGCCGCCGCCGCGGCGCTGGCGCCGTGA
- a CDS encoding SMP-30/gluconolactonase/LRE family protein — protein sequence MTPGTGGDLVAEPWLDVSGVHCEGVVWDDTAGRLRFVDIPRGRVFDAGVDTGGADVGWFDLPAPVTAVHPTTEPGTLVVADGDGVALATRDGLTERLAAPLAGRPEIRMNDAGVDPAGRYFAGSMAYDSEPGAGRLYRLDADRSLHTVLDGVTIGNGVDWSPDATLCYFVDSPLRRVDVFDYDVTTGALSNRRVFADTSAVPGMPDGLTVDSEGAVWVAFWGGSRVCRFGRDGLVERTVGLPVSQATSCCFAGPDLDLLVISTSTEELSPDDLRRQPTAGMIFRAEPGCRGRRTTEFVI from the coding sequence GTGACGCCGGGCACGGGAGGCGACCTGGTGGCGGAGCCCTGGCTGGACGTCTCCGGGGTCCACTGCGAGGGCGTCGTGTGGGACGACACCGCGGGCCGGCTGCGGTTCGTCGACATCCCCCGCGGACGGGTCTTCGACGCCGGGGTGGACACCGGCGGCGCCGACGTCGGCTGGTTCGACCTGCCGGCGCCGGTCACGGCCGTGCATCCCACGACCGAGCCCGGGACTCTCGTCGTCGCGGACGGCGACGGCGTGGCCCTGGCCACGCGCGACGGGCTGACCGAACGGCTCGCCGCCCCGCTGGCGGGCCGGCCGGAGATCCGCATGAACGACGCGGGCGTCGATCCCGCCGGGCGTTACTTCGCCGGCAGCATGGCGTACGACTCCGAACCGGGCGCGGGCCGCCTGTACCGCCTCGACGCCGACCGGTCCCTGCACACCGTGCTCGACGGCGTCACGATCGGGAACGGGGTGGACTGGTCGCCCGACGCCACCCTGTGCTACTTCGTGGACAGCCCCCTGCGCCGCGTCGACGTGTTCGACTACGACGTGACGACGGGTGCCCTGTCCAACCGGCGCGTGTTCGCGGACACCTCCGCCGTCCCCGGGATGCCCGACGGGCTCACGGTCGACTCCGAGGGCGCCGTGTGGGTGGCCTTCTGGGGAGGATCGCGCGTCTGCCGCTTCGGCCGGGACGGCCTGGTCGAGCGCACCGTCGGCCTGCCGGTGTCACAGGCGACGTCGTGCTGCTTCGCCGGGCCCGATCTGGACCTGCTCGTCATCAGCACCTCCACCGAGGAACTGTCCCCCGACGACCTGCGGCGCCAGCCCACGGCAGGCATGATCTTCCGGGCCGAGCCCGGATGCCGTGGCCGCCGCACGACCGAATTCGTGATCTGA
- a CDS encoding aldo/keto reductase, with amino-acid sequence MTDDHTRHVSPDPAERRAFGRTGLTVTPVCIGTSPLASMPALYGYAVGQDRAESTIEAVLDGPFNFLDTSNNYGGGSAELRIGAVLRRRGGIPDGFVLATKADADPDSGDFSGERVRRSVEESLERLGVDHVPMMYLHDPEYHVTFEEAMAPGGPVEALVALRDAGVVGHLGIAGGPVELMRRFVGTGVFEAVINHNRWTLVNREAGPLLDEAVARGVAFVNGAPYGGGMLVKGPDAQPRYAYRDTDESVRDAVRSMRRVCADHDVPLAAAALQFSLRDPRVTSTIVGVSEPARIRTTLDLATTPIAPELWDELDQYTPSSGGWLD; translated from the coding sequence ATGACCGATGACCACACGCGCCACGTGTCGCCCGACCCGGCGGAGCGCCGCGCGTTCGGCCGCACCGGGCTCACGGTGACCCCCGTCTGCATCGGGACCAGCCCCCTGGCGAGCATGCCCGCGCTGTACGGCTACGCGGTCGGCCAGGACAGGGCGGAGTCGACGATCGAGGCCGTGCTCGACGGCCCGTTCAACTTCCTCGACACGTCGAACAACTACGGCGGCGGCAGCGCCGAGCTTCGCATCGGCGCCGTCCTGCGCCGCCGTGGCGGGATCCCCGACGGGTTCGTCCTGGCCACCAAGGCCGACGCCGACCCCGACAGCGGCGACTTCTCCGGCGAGCGCGTGCGCCGCTCGGTCGAGGAGAGCCTCGAACGGCTCGGTGTCGACCACGTGCCGATGATGTACCTGCACGACCCGGAGTACCACGTCACCTTCGAGGAGGCGATGGCCCCGGGCGGACCGGTCGAGGCGCTGGTCGCGCTCCGCGACGCCGGCGTCGTCGGCCACCTCGGGATCGCCGGCGGCCCTGTGGAGCTGATGCGGCGGTTCGTCGGGACCGGCGTGTTCGAGGCGGTGATCAACCACAACCGCTGGACCCTGGTGAACCGCGAGGCCGGCCCGCTGCTCGACGAGGCCGTCGCGCGGGGGGTCGCCTTCGTCAACGGCGCGCCGTACGGCGGGGGCATGCTGGTCAAGGGCCCGGACGCCCAGCCCCGCTACGCCTACCGGGACACCGACGAGTCCGTCAGGGACGCGGTCCGGTCGATGCGGAGGGTGTGCGCCGACCACGACGTGCCCCTGGCCGCCGCCGCGCTGCAGTTCTCGCTGCGCGACCCCCGGGTGACGTCGACCATCGTCGGCGTCTCGGAACCCGCGCGGATCAGGACCACTCTCGATCTCGCCACCACCCCGATCGCCCCCGAGCTGTGGGACGAGCTCGACCAGTACACGCCGTCGTCCGGAGGGTGGCTGGACTGA
- a CDS encoding beta-glucosidase family protein: MALSTDTPPEVWRDADVPDEDRVEALMARMSLAEKVAQLYGVWVGIDNDDGEMAPHQHEFTSLPVGWDELVRNGIGQLTRPFGTRPVDVLTGATTLAGAQRSITAAGRWGIPALVHEECLTGLAAWKATVYPSPLCWGASFDPDLVERMGAQIGATMRRLGIHQGLAPVVDVARDLRWGRVEETIGEDPVLVGTIGGAYVRGVRSAGVIATLKHFVGYSASKAGRNLAPVSVGRREIADVLLPPFEMALRAGADSVMNSYTDIDGVPVAADPTLLTDLLRGTYGFTGTVVADYFSVAFLQTLHNVAESPGDAARLALTAGIDVELPTVNTYGPPLIEAIDRGEVDVALVDRALRRVLLQKVRLGLLDEEWVPEPAVLEETDDAVLDGESQRALAGELARRSVVLLRNTGSLPLAAGLRLAVVGPRADTPQAMMGCYSFPMHVGVHHPEVPIGIEVPTLVEALRADPAGYDVRYEQGVPVLGGDDEGIAAAVAAAADADVCVAVLGDQAGLFGRGTSGEGCDAESLRLPGRQEELLEAVLATGVPVVLVLLVGRPYELARQVDRLAAVVCGFFPGEEGARALADVLSGRADPAGRLPVSFPGDGGNQPSTYLAAPLGLRGEVSSVDPTPLFPFGHGLSYTPITWKDVVAGAEAWPTDGTLDVRVTLHNDAAGSVSDVVQVYLHDPVAEVARPVQSLLTAHRVDLEPGETREVTITLHADQTSYTGAAGQRQVDPGAVELRVGASSADIRETISVSMTGPRRQVGFDRVMEATVTSGAAEG; the protein is encoded by the coding sequence GTGGCTTTGAGCACTGACACCCCGCCGGAGGTGTGGAGGGACGCCGACGTCCCCGACGAGGACCGGGTCGAGGCACTGATGGCCAGGATGAGCCTGGCCGAGAAGGTCGCGCAGCTCTACGGCGTCTGGGTGGGCATCGACAACGACGACGGTGAGATGGCCCCGCACCAGCACGAGTTCACGTCACTGCCGGTCGGGTGGGACGAGCTCGTCCGGAACGGCATCGGTCAGCTGACCCGGCCGTTCGGCACCAGGCCCGTCGACGTCCTGACCGGGGCGACCACGCTCGCGGGCGCCCAGCGTTCGATCACCGCGGCGGGACGGTGGGGCATCCCCGCGCTGGTGCACGAGGAGTGCCTGACCGGCCTCGCCGCCTGGAAGGCCACCGTCTACCCCTCACCGCTGTGCTGGGGTGCGAGCTTCGACCCGGACCTGGTCGAGCGGATGGGGGCGCAGATCGGCGCCACCATGCGGCGGCTCGGGATCCACCAGGGCCTCGCCCCGGTCGTGGACGTCGCCCGCGACCTGCGATGGGGCCGCGTCGAGGAGACCATCGGCGAGGACCCCGTGCTCGTCGGCACGATCGGCGGCGCGTACGTCCGCGGGGTGCGGTCGGCGGGCGTGATCGCCACCCTGAAGCATTTCGTGGGCTACTCGGCCTCCAAGGCGGGCCGGAATCTGGCCCCGGTGTCGGTGGGCCGCCGGGAGATCGCCGACGTGCTGCTGCCTCCGTTCGAGATGGCGCTGCGGGCCGGGGCCGACTCGGTGATGAACTCCTACACCGACATCGACGGCGTCCCGGTCGCGGCCGACCCCACCCTGCTCACCGATCTGCTTCGCGGCACCTACGGTTTCACCGGCACCGTCGTGGCCGACTACTTCTCCGTCGCCTTCCTGCAGACTCTCCACAACGTGGCCGAGTCCCCCGGCGACGCGGCCAGGCTGGCGCTGACGGCGGGGATCGACGTGGAACTGCCCACGGTCAACACCTACGGCCCGCCACTGATCGAGGCGATCGACCGCGGCGAGGTCGACGTCGCCCTCGTCGACCGCGCGCTGCGTCGCGTGCTCCTGCAGAAGGTCCGGCTGGGCCTGCTCGACGAGGAGTGGGTGCCCGAGCCCGCCGTTCTGGAGGAGACGGACGACGCCGTGCTGGACGGCGAGTCCCAGCGTGCCCTCGCGGGCGAACTGGCCCGCCGTTCCGTCGTCCTGCTCCGCAACACCGGCTCGCTGCCGCTGGCGGCGGGCCTGCGCCTGGCCGTGGTCGGGCCACGGGCCGACACCCCGCAGGCCATGATGGGCTGCTACTCGTTCCCGATGCACGTCGGCGTGCACCACCCCGAGGTGCCCATCGGCATCGAGGTGCCGACCCTGGTCGAGGCGCTGCGCGCCGACCCCGCCGGCTATGACGTGCGCTACGAGCAGGGGGTGCCCGTCCTCGGCGGCGACGACGAGGGCATCGCCGCGGCCGTGGCCGCGGCGGCGGACGCCGACGTCTGCGTGGCCGTGCTCGGCGACCAGGCGGGCCTGTTCGGGCGCGGCACCTCCGGGGAGGGCTGCGACGCCGAGAGCCTGCGCCTGCCCGGGAGACAGGAGGAGCTGCTGGAGGCCGTGCTGGCCACCGGCGTCCCGGTCGTCCTGGTGCTTCTGGTCGGCCGGCCGTACGAGCTGGCCCGGCAGGTCGACCGCCTGGCGGCCGTCGTGTGCGGGTTCTTCCCCGGTGAGGAGGGCGCGCGTGCTCTGGCCGACGTGCTGTCCGGCCGGGCCGATCCGGCGGGGCGGCTCCCGGTGAGCTTCCCCGGCGACGGCGGCAACCAGCCCTCCACCTACCTGGCCGCGCCGCTGGGCCTGCGCGGCGAGGTGAGCTCGGTGGACCCCACCCCGCTGTTCCCGTTCGGCCACGGACTGTCCTACACCCCGATCACGTGGAAGGACGTCGTCGCCGGCGCGGAGGCGTGGCCGACGGACGGCACCCTCGACGTGCGGGTGACACTCCACAACGATGCGGCCGGTTCGGTGTCGGACGTCGTGCAGGTCTACCTCCACGACCCGGTCGCCGAGGTCGCCCGCCCGGTGCAGTCGCTGCTGACGGCCCATCGGGTCGACCTGGAGCCGGGGGAGACGCGCGAGGTCACGATCACGCTGCACGCCGACCAGACCTCCTACACCGGAGCGGCCGGACAGCGGCAGGTCGACCCGGGCGCGGTCGAGTTGCGGGTCGGCGCGTCGAGCGCGGACATCAGGGAGACCATCTCCGTCTCCATGACCGGGCCGCGGCGCCAGGTCGGTTTCGACCGGGTCATGGAGGCGACCGTCACCTCTGGGGCGGCCGAGGGCTGA
- a CDS encoding aldehyde dehydrogenase (NADP(+)) — translation MTGNIHGFASVDARTGREVERVGAETSPAELDDLCARAAVAARELAGLGRAGRARLLRSMARSLEERRADLVAVADRETALGEQRLNGELTRTCYQLDLFADVAEDGAYLEATIDHAGETPMGPRPDLRRMLVPLGPVAVFGASNFPFAFSVPGGDTASALSAGCPVIAKVHTAHPATSVLSHEALVAGARAAGVTPDVINLVWGREAGVGLVGHPAVQAVGFTGSLGAGRTLFDVASARPSPIPFYGELGALNTLVVCPEAAAARGEEIAAGLAASFTLGVGQFCTKPGLALLPADAYGEAIRRSLAKHVDALSAGFMLSERTADAYRHGAETLRGMDGVRTLAGGKETGEGGGWTGAPLLLHADAGAVTGALLEECFGPVLVTVEYTSEEHLLRLVETFGPALTGTVHADAADGELSARLLTRLSDMVGRVVWNGFPTGVAVAWGMHHGGPYPAATSALHTSVGSTSIRRWLRPISLQNVPRELLPDELRDAPAASTGLVRRVDGVLTHSE, via the coding sequence ATGACAGGGAACATCCACGGTTTCGCCAGCGTCGACGCGCGGACAGGGCGTGAGGTCGAGCGGGTCGGCGCCGAGACGTCGCCCGCGGAGCTCGACGACCTCTGCGCGCGGGCGGCCGTGGCCGCGCGGGAGCTCGCCGGGCTGGGGCGCGCGGGACGCGCCCGGCTGCTCCGCTCGATGGCGCGCTCGCTCGAGGAACGCCGGGCCGACCTGGTCGCCGTGGCCGACCGCGAGACCGCCCTGGGAGAGCAGCGGCTCAACGGCGAGCTGACCAGGACGTGCTACCAGCTCGACCTGTTCGCCGACGTGGCGGAGGACGGCGCCTATCTTGAGGCGACCATCGACCACGCGGGGGAAACCCCGATGGGACCACGCCCGGACCTGCGCCGGATGCTGGTCCCGCTCGGACCTGTCGCGGTGTTCGGGGCGAGCAACTTCCCGTTCGCCTTCTCCGTGCCCGGCGGCGACACCGCCTCTGCCCTGAGCGCGGGTTGCCCGGTCATCGCCAAGGTGCACACGGCGCACCCGGCGACGTCGGTGCTCAGCCACGAGGCGCTCGTCGCGGGCGCGAGGGCGGCCGGTGTCACCCCGGATGTGATCAACCTGGTCTGGGGACGGGAGGCGGGGGTCGGCCTGGTCGGGCATCCCGCCGTCCAGGCCGTCGGGTTCACCGGCTCCCTCGGCGCCGGGCGCACGCTGTTCGACGTCGCGTCGGCCCGGCCGTCGCCGATCCCCTTCTACGGCGAGCTGGGCGCGCTCAACACGCTCGTCGTGTGCCCCGAGGCCGCCGCGGCGCGCGGCGAGGAGATCGCCGCGGGGCTCGCGGCCTCCTTCACGCTCGGTGTCGGGCAGTTCTGCACGAAGCCTGGCCTGGCGCTGCTTCCCGCCGACGCGTACGGCGAGGCGATCCGCCGCTCGCTGGCGAAGCACGTCGACGCGCTGTCCGCCGGCTTCATGCTCAGCGAGCGGACGGCCGACGCCTACCGACACGGCGCGGAGACGCTGCGCGGCATGGACGGCGTCCGGACGCTCGCCGGCGGCAAGGAGACCGGCGAGGGCGGCGGCTGGACCGGCGCGCCGCTGTTGCTGCACGCGGACGCCGGCGCCGTGACGGGCGCGCTGCTTGAGGAGTGCTTCGGGCCGGTCCTGGTGACCGTCGAGTACACCTCCGAGGAGCATCTCCTCCGGCTCGTCGAGACCTTCGGCCCGGCTCTCACCGGGACGGTCCACGCCGACGCGGCGGACGGCGAGCTGTCGGCCCGGCTTCTCACGCGGCTGTCCGACATGGTCGGCCGTGTCGTGTGGAACGGCTTCCCGACCGGGGTGGCGGTGGCCTGGGGCATGCACCACGGCGGGCCGTACCCGGCGGCCACCAGCGCGCTGCACACCAGCGTCGGCAGCACGTCGATCCGCCGCTGGCTGCGCCCGATCAGCCTGCAGAACGTTCCGCGGGAGCTGCTGCCGGACGAGCTTCGCGACGCGCCGGCCGCCTCCACGGGGCTCGTCCGCCGGGTCGACGGCGTCCTCACCCACAGCGAATAA
- a CDS encoding fumarylacetoacetate hydrolase family protein produces MNIVRYRTRDSAEPRVGLHDDDGVAELAGVRSLAELWASPLADLRERLTGGTLGERVPLEEVDLLAPIDGTTEVWAAGVTYETSREARVEESERAATVYELVYDAERPELFFKSVPWRVVGPDGGLGIRADSVVDVPEPELALVVNRFGEIVGYTVCNDMSSRSIEGENPLYLPQAKIYYGACGLGPWIRPVWEIEDPYDLTIEMTIGREGEPEWSGEASTARLRRRLDELVSYLMRGDVHPDGVVLSTGTCLVPPTPFTLADGDTVEIGIEGVGVLRNTVARRAARDEQPFEGDRS; encoded by the coding sequence GTGAACATCGTCAGATACCGCACGCGAGATTCCGCGGAGCCACGGGTGGGCCTGCACGACGACGACGGCGTCGCCGAACTCGCGGGCGTGCGGTCACTCGCCGAACTCTGGGCGTCGCCACTCGCCGACCTGCGGGAGCGGCTGACCGGCGGCACGCTCGGAGAGCGGGTGCCCCTGGAGGAGGTCGATCTCCTCGCGCCGATCGACGGCACGACCGAGGTGTGGGCGGCGGGCGTCACGTACGAGACGTCGCGTGAGGCGAGGGTCGAGGAGAGCGAGCGCGCCGCGACCGTCTACGAGCTGGTCTACGACGCCGAGCGGCCGGAGCTGTTCTTCAAGTCGGTCCCGTGGCGGGTCGTCGGCCCGGACGGCGGCCTGGGCATCCGCGCCGACTCGGTGGTGGACGTGCCGGAGCCCGAGCTGGCGCTGGTGGTGAACCGCTTCGGGGAGATCGTCGGCTACACGGTGTGCAACGACATGTCCTCACGCAGCATCGAAGGGGAGAACCCTCTCTACCTTCCCCAGGCCAAGATCTATTACGGTGCCTGCGGTCTCGGCCCCTGGATCAGGCCGGTCTGGGAGATCGAGGATCCGTACGACCTCACGATCGAGATGACGATCGGCAGGGAGGGCGAGCCGGAGTGGAGCGGCGAGGCGAGCACCGCGCGGCTGCGCCGGCGCCTCGACGAGCTGGTCTCGTACCTGATGCGTGGCGACGTCCACCCGGACGGGGTCGTCCTGTCGACCGGCACGTGCCTCGTACCGCCGACGCCGTTCACGCTCGCGGACGGCGACACGGTCGAGATCGGCATCGAAGGCGTCGGAGTGTTGCGCAACACGGTCGCGCGGAGAGCCGCGCGTGACGAGCAGCCGTTCGAAGGGGATCGGTCATGA